The proteins below come from a single Chrysemys picta bellii isolate R12L10 unplaced genomic scaffold, ASM1138683v2 scaf3850, whole genome shotgun sequence genomic window:
- the LOC135980520 gene encoding alpha-2-macroglobulin-like, whose protein sequence is MGPDIAPLARVLVYTTLPSGDVIANSEDFKIENCFANKVDLHFSPDKGLPASDTHLRIGASPGSLCAVRAVDKSVLLMKPEAELSPSSVYNLLPVKEIRGYNYREHHLEEEDNNPCVKLDNVIINGFIYGPISPDGEGDAYNVLKAMGLKVFTSTKVQKPRLCMERMYSRTYVPAGAGIS, encoded by the exons ATGGGGCCTGATATCGCCCCCCTGGCCCGGGTACTCGTATACACCACTTTACCCAGCGGGGACGTTATTGCCAATTCCGAAGATTTCAAGATTGAAAACTGCTTTGCCAATAAG GTTGACTTGCATTTCTCTCCGGACAAGGGCCTCCCCGCCTCCGACACTCACCTCCGGATCGGAGCCTCCCCGGGCTCCCTGTGCGCCGTCCGTGCTGTGGACAAGAGCGTCCTCCTCATGAAGCCTGAAGCCGAGCTCTCGCCCAGCTCT GTGTATAATTTGCTCCCAGTGAAGGAGATCAGGGGTTATAATTACCGAGAGCACCATTTGGAGGAAGAAGACAATAACCCTTGTGTGAAACTCGACAACGTCATTATAAACGGATTCATCTATGGACCCATTTCTCCTGACGGTGAAGGGGATGCCTACAATGTTCTCAAG GCGATGGGTTTAAAAGTCTTCACCAGCACCAAGGTCCAGAAGCCCAGACTCTGCATGGAGAGAATGTACAGTAGAACATATGTACCTGCGGGGGCTGGTATTAGCG